One segment of Propionispora hippei DSM 15287 DNA contains the following:
- a CDS encoding transposase, which translates to MVKRKITPERREQRKKLLELLQRAGINDVAGVQELFKEMVSTVLENGLEGELDDELGYSKYDYRNKETDNSRNGYSEKTLKTSLG; encoded by the coding sequence ATGGTAAAAAGAAAAATCACCCCGGAACGACGAGAACAAAGAAAGAAATTACTAGAACTGCTACAAAGAGCCGGAATTAACGATGTTGCCGGAGTCCAGGAACTGTTTAAGGAAATGGTAAGTACCGTTTTAGAAAATGGACTGGAAGGCGAATTAGATGATGAATTAGGCTATAGCAAGTACGATTATCGTAATAAGGAAACCGATAATAGCCGTAACGGCTACAGCGAAAAAACACTAAAGACTAGCCTGGG
- a CDS encoding SLC13 family permease: MFLKEGLILAFILVVFSVGKSPFFSIDRIGAAIIASILSINLGNLTFSQALSSIDFRTLTILFFMMIVIANLKVAGFFELLGQCISNKVSTKRQLLLVVIGISGILSAICINDIVCLLLTPIVLLVCRQGECAPLPHLLGLAIASNIGSAATLLGNPQNILIANLSQISFISYFSTAVPIALIGLLICYWLIALFYKKELVGTISFKIENDFHYDRYHICKSLVILLLVVCAYIFGGDLVVSTSLGAMTLLITKKLNPAKIYENIDFGLLLIFAGLFIVVGGLQHNGAVDWAMKNVLTLNVHSFYSLGLITIFLSNLISNVPAVLLLKFFAPAVGVDIWWKSLALFSTFAGNLTLSGSMANLIVAETAKREQINIGFWEFIKIGFPITVLTSCITLIAVSV; encoded by the coding sequence ATGTTTTTAAAAGAAGGATTGATTTTAGCCTTCATCCTTGTTGTCTTTTCTGTTGGTAAAAGCCCTTTTTTCTCAATTGACCGAATCGGTGCGGCTATTATAGCATCTATATTGTCAATAAATCTTGGGAACCTAACTTTTTCCCAGGCTTTAAGCTCAATTGACTTTAGGACATTAACTATTTTGTTTTTTATGATGATTGTAATCGCCAATTTAAAGGTAGCTGGCTTCTTCGAATTGCTTGGCCAATGCATATCAAATAAAGTATCAACGAAACGGCAATTACTTTTAGTCGTTATCGGGATTAGCGGAATTCTGTCAGCCATATGTATCAATGATATTGTCTGTTTGTTATTAACCCCCATAGTATTACTTGTTTGCCGGCAAGGAGAATGTGCCCCCTTACCGCATTTATTAGGCTTAGCCATTGCTTCCAACATTGGTAGTGCTGCGACTTTACTTGGCAATCCGCAAAATATATTGATAGCAAACCTGTCACAGATTTCATTTATCTCGTATTTTTCAACAGCAGTTCCCATTGCATTGATAGGTTTGCTTATATGCTATTGGTTAATTGCCTTGTTTTATAAAAAAGAGCTTGTGGGAACTATAAGTTTTAAAATTGAAAATGATTTTCATTATGATAGATATCATATTTGCAAGAGTTTGGTCATTTTATTGCTTGTTGTTTGTGCATATATTTTTGGCGGAGACTTAGTGGTTAGTACAAGCCTTGGCGCAATGACTTTGCTCATAACTAAAAAACTAAATCCTGCTAAAATTTATGAGAATATTGATTTTGGTTTATTGCTTATCTTCGCTGGGTTATTTATAGTAGTAGGCGGCTTACAACATAACGGCGCCGTTGATTGGGCAATGAAGAACGTACTTACTCTAAATGTCCACAGTTTTTATTCCCTGGGGTTAATTACAATTTTTCTTTCCAATCTAATTAGTAATGTTCCAGCCGTATTGTTATTGAAGTTTTTCGCACCGGCTGTCGGAGTAGATATTTGGTGGAAGTCGCTAGCTTTGTTTTCAACGTTTGCAGGAAATTTGACACTATCAGGATCGATGGCAAATCTTATAGTCGCAGAAACTGCCAAACGCGAACAAATAAATATAGGCTTCTGGGAGTTTATAAAAATTGGATTTCCTATCACAGTATTAACATCATGCATAACGTTAATTGCAGTGTCTGTTTAG
- a CDS encoding flavodoxin family protein, with translation MKWQEVSQVKKIVAINGSPKGKASNTDVMVSAFLKGAQAAGAETVNIFLAEKDIKHCRGCLACWLITPGQCVIKDAMGEILALCEGADIFVLATPLYFDNISGMLKDFMDRMIVKGDPHFEKVSNGECRHLKNVDTPSAKLVMIANCGFSERSHFQVISHWVNRAALNMKTEVLGEFYAAQGSLLSINTDELRPIIADYLKSLENAGRAIASGQRVSEETKRLLEQNFIPDEVYIQKANRYFDNVLNSKQIKNNEGF, from the coding sequence ATGAAATGGCAAGAGGTGAGTCAAGTAAAAAAAATCGTAGCTATCAACGGTAGCCCCAAAGGTAAGGCCAGCAATACCGATGTCATGGTCAGTGCTTTTTTAAAGGGAGCACAAGCGGCAGGGGCTGAAACGGTAAATATCTTTCTGGCGGAAAAGGACATAAAGCATTGCAGAGGCTGCCTGGCCTGCTGGCTTATCACACCCGGTCAATGTGTGATAAAGGATGCTATGGGTGAAATATTGGCTCTTTGCGAAGGCGCAGATATTTTTGTGTTGGCTACTCCCCTTTATTTTGATAACATTTCCGGTATGCTGAAGGATTTTATGGATCGCATGATCGTCAAAGGGGATCCTCATTTTGAAAAAGTATCGAATGGAGAATGCCGGCACTTAAAAAATGTAGACACGCCTTCGGCGAAGCTTGTCATGATAGCTAATTGCGGTTTTTCGGAAAGATCCCATTTTCAGGTGATATCCCACTGGGTCAACAGGGCGGCACTTAACATGAAGACAGAAGTACTCGGAGAATTCTACGCCGCTCAGGGAAGTCTTCTAAGTATCAATACCGACGAACTACGTCCGATTATTGCCGATTATCTAAAAAGCTTAGAAAACGCGGGCCGGGCAATTGCTTCAGGCCAACGTGTATCTGAGGAAACCAAGCGGTTATTGGAACAGAACTTTATTCCTGATGAAGTTTATATTCAAAAAGCAAATAGATATTTTGACAATGTTTTGAATAGCAAACAAATAAAAAACAATGAGGGATTTTGA
- a CDS encoding PadR family transcriptional regulator, with the protein MALNHTLLGLLSFNPMTGYQLKQLFESSINHFWNAHMSQIYRELSSMEKKGWVTSIIEPQEGKPDKKIYSVTQAGTEVFRRWLQEFPETMEEAGRSEFLARIFFASHIDPADLAYELRRFMRKQQDQLNSYKETEAQIKEHQKKGDSGAVFWYMTLRRGVKTTEAAIEWAQECLQLVEEIKRSKE; encoded by the coding sequence ATGGCTTTAAATCACACCCTATTGGGTTTATTATCTTTTAACCCTATGACAGGATACCAACTTAAACAACTATTTGAATCGTCCATCAATCATTTTTGGAATGCCCATATGAGCCAGATTTATCGTGAACTTAGTTCCATGGAGAAAAAAGGGTGGGTAACCTCCATCATAGAACCGCAGGAAGGTAAGCCTGATAAAAAAATCTATTCCGTTACACAGGCGGGAACGGAAGTATTCAGACGCTGGCTGCAGGAGTTTCCCGAAACGATGGAAGAAGCAGGACGAAGTGAATTTTTGGCGCGAATTTTTTTTGCCTCCCACATTGATCCAGCCGACTTGGCATATGAACTGCGACGCTTTATGCGTAAACAGCAAGATCAACTTAATTCATATAAAGAGACGGAAGCCCAGATTAAGGAACACCAAAAAAAAGGAGATTCCGGTGCTGTGTTTTGGTATATGACACTTAGACGAGGCGTCAAAACAACGGAAGCAGCCATTGAATGGGCACAAGAATGTCTGCAGTTGGTGGAGGAAATAAAGCGGAGTAAAGAATAA
- a CDS encoding VC0807 family protein, with translation MRDFEGGIFISTDKNVAGAPWYIVLSRHFPVRTLLVDMAIPILCYSVLANYEKPLAGIFFAGVWSIMRAVWESVQHKKVSIFALMTIVFTVVEFIMFYVSRSLYWLSLAIRSEFYGILVMATLAFKKTFIEIMVEESKTTNFTEEFKETKYYRNCWRLVTAAWGVAYIAKGLFYLYVAPELDTGLAFTIRAILGWPLDIILIAFSIQFPHKYWHHEFKKGNITMPITANGKGS, from the coding sequence ATGAGGGATTTTGAAGGGGGGATTTTTATTTCGACAGATAAAAACGTTGCAGGAGCACCGTGGTATATTGTGCTTTCCCGGCATTTTCCCGTGCGAACGCTGCTTGTTGACATGGCCATTCCCATACTGTGCTATTCTGTTTTAGCAAATTACGAAAAGCCTCTTGCCGGCATATTTTTCGCAGGAGTATGGAGCATAATGAGAGCGGTTTGGGAAAGTGTCCAACATAAAAAGGTATCCATATTTGCTTTGATGACCATTGTTTTTACGGTAGTAGAGTTTATCATGTTTTACGTTTCCCGTAGCTTGTACTGGCTTTCTTTAGCTATACGAAGTGAATTTTATGGAATTCTTGTCATGGCAACTTTGGCTTTCAAGAAAACTTTTATAGAAATAATGGTGGAAGAATCGAAAACGACCAATTTTACGGAGGAATTTAAAGAAACTAAGTATTACCGAAACTGTTGGAGATTGGTAACGGCTGCGTGGGGAGTCGCATATATTGCAAAAGGATTATTTTACCTGTATGTTGCACCGGAGCTTGATACGGGCCTTGCATTCACTATTCGGGCAATACTTGGCTGGCCTTTAGATATAATCCTGATTGCCTTTTCGATCCAGTTTCCGCATAAATATTGGCATCACGAATTTAAAAAGGGTAACATTACCATGCCGATTACAGCTAACGGGAAAGGCTCGTAG